In one Nicotiana tomentosiformis chromosome 6, ASM39032v3, whole genome shotgun sequence genomic region, the following are encoded:
- the LOC138894038 gene encoding uncharacterized protein — protein MAPFEALYGRRCRSPIGWFEIVEAKLIEQDPVHQAIEKVKIITEWLKTDHSHQKSYSDVRRRDLEFKEDDWVFLKVSPMKGVMWFGKKKKLSLRQVRKLRNKEISSMKVLWGNQQVEEATWEAEEEIKKKYSHLFE, from the exons atggcaccgttcgaggctttatatggtaggagatgtagatctcccattgggtggttcgagattgtgGAAGCAAAACTGATAGAGCAGGACCCCGTGCATCAGGCTATAGAGAAGGTTAAGATTATTACAGAATGGTTGAAAACTGATCACAgtcatcaaaagtcctattcggatgtgcgtcgtagggatttggagttcaaagaagacgattgggtattcttgaaggtttcccctatgaagggtgtaatgtggTTTGGTAAGAAAaagaaattgagtctgag gcaagtccgtaaGCTGAGAAATAAAGAGATTTCCTCCATGAAAGTACTATGgggaaaccagcaggttgaagaggccacctgggaggccgaggaagaaataaagaagaaatactctcatttgtttgaataa
- the LOC138894039 gene encoding uncharacterized protein — translation MGSLAHLEAYQRPLAKEVHRLASLGFSLADSIEGGVIVQNMAKSSLIVEVKEKQYNDPLLVQLKEGIHKQKTMAFSLGMDNGTLRYQGRPCVPNVDGLRERIMTKARTSRYSVHPSSTKMYHNLKEVYWRNDMMRNVADFVPRYPNCQQVKVEHQRQGGLEQNIEISLWKWVMINMDFVVGYLALLASSTRFG, via the coding sequence atgggtagtttggctcacttggaggcatatcaaaggccattggccaaggaggttcatcggttggctagtttgggattTAGTCTTGCAGATTCTATtgaaggaggagtgattgtgcaaaatatggCTAAATCATCGCTcattgtggaagtcaaggaaaagcaatacaacgacccattgttggtacaattgaaggaggggattcataaacagaagactatggccttttctcttggcatggataatggtacactaaggtatcaAGGGCGACCATGTGTTCCAAACGTGGACGGTCTcagggaaagaatcatgaccaagGCTCgtacttctaggtattccgtgcacccgagctctacaaagatgtaccataaTCTTAAGGAAGTTTACTGGAGGAATGATATGatgaggaatgtagcggactttgtccCAAGatatccaaattgtcagcaagtgaaggtcgaacaccaaaGGCAGGGTGGGTTAgaacaaaacatagaaatttctTTGTGGAAATGGgtgatgatcaatatggactttgtggtaggataccttgcactcctcgcaagttcgactcgatttgggtga